Genomic window (Hyalangium minutum):
AGTCCGGCGACACCCTCTCGGCCATCGCCTCGCGCTACCACACCACCGTCGGCGCGCTGGCCAAGGCCAACAAGATTGCCAACCCGAACCTCATCTACGCGGGCAAGACCCTGCAGATCCCGGGTCACTCCGGTAAGTCCACCTTCGAGCCCGCCAAGGGCGGCGGCAAGAAGCCGGCCGGCGGCACGGGCGGCACGGGTGGCACCGGCGGCACGGGCGGGGCGCAGACGGTCAACGGCGTCAAGGTGACCCCTCAGATGCGCAAGCTGGCTGAGGCCGGCAAGGCGGCGGCGATGAGCATGGGCGGCTACAACAGCCAGGGCCTGTGCGCCACGGGCGTGAGCAAGGCCATCAAGAACTCCATGGGCATCAAGGTGTGGGGCAACGGCAACCAGATCGACAACAACCTGCCCCGGGACAAGTTCAAGCAGGTGAACATGCCGCTGTCCGAGGCCCTGAAGATCCCGGGCATGGTGCTCACCTGGGAGAAGACCTCGACGCGCCTGGGCAGCATCTACGGCCACACCGCCATCACCACGGGTGACGGCCACTC
Coding sequences:
- a CDS encoding LysM peptidoglycan-binding domain-containing protein, with amino-acid sequence MSTYRIKSGDTLSAIASRYHTTVGALAKANKIANPNLIYAGKTLQIPGHSGKSTFEPAKGGGKKPAGGTGGTGGTGGTGGAQTVNGVKVTPQMRKLAEAGKAAAMSMGGYNSQGLCATGVSKAIKNSMGIKVWGNGNQIDNNLPRDKFKQVNMPLSEALKIPGMVLTWEKTSTRLGSIYGHTAITTGDGHSSASDFIERNTLAGNASRSGLKIFMPI